Proteins from one Capricornis sumatraensis isolate serow.1 chromosome 2, serow.2, whole genome shotgun sequence genomic window:
- the LOC138070894 gene encoding collagen alpha-1(III) chain-like: MPDRATHPRAREGRSAPPPPRGRHEGEGGGVGCGGRRAAGATLLSLLLHPARPGPGHTGDGRRAPSASVRPPAPERGGGGRAARTRQPARGGARPGTPVPRSGERTGAGAPPRPARDGGGSGGDETGDGSGPRRAREARHAGARPRGAADGEGTEADGQTERGTDGMRPRGADTARPAAEVGVAARHREGNGPKRPGGGDASRPPGPAVGSHRHRPSRHRGGPAAPPGDDRLAPPPSRGSRPPPPPPPEPQPARGEHSPAAHRRPPHGPDTRGAPRPAPLAQGSEGTAPPGVATSPAEAGGRHPREARRGRLGPRRGDGNAGGRTRRTRRGEAGGGGEGPASTHGRGRGTGTWAPSGNRRKRTGHAAGPPGTPARDPTATRTRGRSRDAWGAGRPRPSPECGPRPGPAARAGEPSTRLPPSTRDRSVSHLSLTPEARHPGDNALERGGPDRDRTPPPAAARGARAGATGSPSPPAAGPGRPRPTGRRAPTQPPPSPRARTTGGRPHAHGPPPAGQRATHGTHTPPWRGPEGDTGLRETTPPLGLRHLRDDLERSRGTTEGHTRHAHTPAWGAQRGVGGGTALPATGRAARRAHAEKAKREQSAVSEDQRPPLTPRGKGDRRSGPEATPNPCLPHPP; the protein is encoded by the exons ATGCCCGACCGCGCGACGCACCCTCGGGCCCGCGAGGGTCGCagcgcgccgccgccaccgcgcgggaggcacgagggggagggcgggggggtggggtgcggcgggaggagggcggcgggggccaccctcctctccctcctcctccaccccgcccggcccggcccgggccaCACCGGGGACGGCCGACGCGCGCCCTCGGCGTCCGTCCGTCCACCCGCCccagagcggggcgggggaggccgggCGGCGAGGACACGGCAACCGGCCCGCGGGGGGGCGAGACCGGGTACCCCCGTCCCGCGCTCGGGCGAGCGCaccggggcgggggcgccccctcgtccagcacgcgacggcggcggcagcggcggcgacgAAACGGGCGACGGATCGGGGCCGCGGCGGGCCCGGGAAGCGAGGCACGCCGGGGCACGGCCCCGGGGAGCAGCAGACGGCGAGGGGACTGaggcggacggacagacggagaggGGCACCGACGGGATGCGGCCACGCGGGGCCGACACCGCGCGACCggcggcggaggtgggggtggccgcACGCCACCGCGAGGGGAACGGCCCAAAGCGACCCGGGGGAGGGGACGCGAGTCGGCCGCCGGGGCCCGCCGTGGGATCTCACCGCCACAGGCCCTCCCGGCACAGGGGCGGTCCCGCGGCACCACCCGGGGACGACCGACTGGCGCCCCCACCCTCGCGGGGCTCacgcccaccaccaccgccacccccagagccgcagccggcccggggagaacactctcccgccgcacaccggcggcccccccacggccctgacacgcgcggggccccccgccccgcccccctcgctCAGGGCTCCGAGGGCACTGCTCCGCCCGGGGTCGCCACCAGCCCGGCGGAGGCCGGGGGACGACACCCACGTGAGGCGAGGCGAGGCCGGCTCGGGCCCAGACGAGGGGACGGGAACGCGGGCGGTCGCACGCGCCGGACGAGGAGAGgcgaggccggcggcggcggggaggggccggcgaGCACGCACGGCAGGGGCCGCGGGACAGGGACGTGGGCGCCGTCCGGGAACCGGAGGAAAAGGACCGGGCACGCGGCCGGGCCCCCAGGAACACCAGCGCGGGATCCCACCGCCACCCGCACGCGAGGGCGGTCCCGCGACGCCTGGGGCGCCGGCCGGCCCCGGCCATCCCCGGAGTGTGGCCCACGacccggccccgccgccagggCCGGCGAGCCGTCCACCCGTCTTCCGCCATCCACACGCGACAGATCCGTCTCCCATCTGAGTCTGACCCCCGAGGCTCGACATCCCGGGGACAACGCTCTCGAGCGAGGCGGCCCAGACCGTGACCGCACGCCGCCACCAGCTGCGGCTCGGGGGGCGAGGGCGGGCGCGACgggctccccctcaccaccagctgcggggccggggaggccgAGGCCGACCGGGCGTCGCGCCCCGACACAgccccccccttcccccagggctcgcaccacggggggccggccgcacgcacacggccccccacctgccggac AGAGAGCCACTCACGGGACACACACGCCACCGTGGCGGGGACCCGAGGGGGACACCGGGTTAAGGGAAACGACACCACCACTCGGCCTCAGGCACCTGAGGGACGACCTGGAGCGCTCCAGGGGCACCACCGAGGGTCACACGAGGCACGCTCACACACCCGCGTGGGGTGCGCAGCGCGGCGTCGGCGGCGGCACAGCCCTCCCCGCCACAGGGAGGGCCGCTCGCCGGGCACACGCCGAGAAGGCGAAGCGAGAGCAATCTGCTGTGTCAGAAGACCAACGGCCCCCACTGACGCCCCGAGGCAAAGGAGACCGAAGATCAGGGCCAGAAGCCACAcccaacccctgccttcctcaccctccctga